A genomic window from Pecten maximus chromosome 4, xPecMax1.1, whole genome shotgun sequence includes:
- the LOC117326578 gene encoding uncharacterized protein LOC117326578 gives MTEVGMATDRILEAVEPAEGIISEDIVPHDVLARPPSGDEIKKIATFIGDTFFNLFLELGLSPPVIEQHMLCQSSSFHQKMKDLLQCWIDKFKLQATIGRLLSAMKLCQMDWYTAVQIWASNDTRWMRPVKDTWCVVI, from the exons ATGACGGAAGTTGGCATGGCAACTGACCGCATCTTAGAGGCGGTAGAACCTGCGGAGGGAATTATAAGTGAAG ACATAGTCCCACATGACGTGTTAGCAAGACCTCCATCTGGTGATGAAATCAAGAAAATAGCCACTTTCATTGGCGATACATTCTTCAACCTGTTCCTTGAGCTGGGATTGTCACCTCCAGTCATAGAGCAGCATATGCTGTGTCAGTCCAGTAGCTTTCATCAAAAAATGAAAGACCTCCTCCAGTGTTGGATAGATAAATTCAAGTTGCAGGCAACCATAGGCAGGTTATTGTCTGCGATGAAACTTTGTCAGATGGACTGGTACACAGCAGTACAAATCTGGGCGAGTAACGATACTCGATGGATGCGTCCAGTAAAGGATACATGGTGTGTGGTTATTTAA